From the genome of Paraburkholderia aromaticivorans, one region includes:
- a CDS encoding ParB/RepB/Spo0J family partition protein encodes MNAVTYTEAQALDSRANVLQAADPSKHMILVPLSRLVLRPTGRNVRKTVPRMSIPELAASIQRVGLLQNLIVIPAADDLHYEVVAGGRRFAALKLLAKKHRIAKDWDVPCLQVADGTARTASLTENVQREAMHPADQFEAFAALVAEGRPIEDIAADFSVTPLVVQRRLKLANVSPRLMEDYRADAVSLDQLMALSITDDHAAQECAFYDAPQWQRQPSHLRERLTEREIDAYRHPLVRFVGLDTYEQAGGGIRRDLFAEGDAGVYLTDAALLERLAQDKLAGIAAEVKAEGWAWADATPGVTHADLHAFQRAPRERREPNKREAQRIERLQAKMQEVAEAIDAATDADDEDKADALQEEGERLGEQLQALEDGLQGYGANVKAAAGAIVTIGRNGEVVIHRGLLREAEAKALRTLEKLRQGFSDPDAANDDEGEDDEPPKAAAISDRLAQRLSAHRTAALQIEVARHPQVAVAALVHGMVQTVLQGRYYGRDLPLGVSLKVQDRLDGMAPDWPESPAAVALRELQQAWSGKLPEDSAELFAALLAMEQGELVKLLAVCVASTVDVVTPRATPHQPGEELAQAVGLDMAAWWQPTAEGYFKHVPKAAVLQAVGEYAPDQVSRLAKLKKADIASEAERLADGAGWMPAIFKVEGPQQAVKESAQEAGPEQDAPEDAEAMADEPAEALAA; translated from the coding sequence ATGAACGCCGTTACTTACACCGAAGCTCAAGCCCTCGACAGCCGCGCAAACGTGCTGCAAGCCGCCGACCCGAGCAAGCACATGATTCTGGTTCCGCTGTCGCGGCTGGTGCTGCGCCCCACGGGCCGCAACGTGCGCAAGACCGTCCCGCGCATGTCCATCCCCGAGCTGGCCGCGAGCATTCAGCGCGTGGGCCTGCTGCAAAACCTGATCGTGATTCCCGCCGCCGATGACCTGCATTACGAGGTGGTGGCAGGTGGCCGACGCTTTGCGGCCCTCAAGCTGCTGGCAAAGAAGCACCGTATCGCCAAGGATTGGGACGTGCCTTGCCTGCAGGTGGCCGATGGCACGGCCCGCACCGCCAGCCTGACCGAGAACGTGCAGCGCGAAGCCATGCACCCAGCAGACCAGTTTGAAGCCTTCGCCGCGCTGGTGGCCGAAGGCCGACCGATTGAGGACATTGCGGCGGATTTCTCCGTTACGCCGCTGGTGGTGCAGCGCCGCTTGAAGCTCGCCAATGTCTCGCCGCGTTTGATGGAGGACTACCGGGCCGATGCCGTGAGCCTCGATCAGCTGATGGCGCTCTCCATCACCGACGACCACGCCGCGCAGGAATGCGCGTTCTACGATGCGCCGCAATGGCAGCGCCAACCCTCGCACTTGCGCGAACGTCTGACGGAGCGCGAGATTGACGCCTACCGGCATCCGCTGGTGCGCTTCGTCGGGCTGGACACCTACGAGCAGGCGGGCGGCGGCATCCGCCGCGACCTGTTCGCGGAGGGCGATGCAGGCGTGTACCTGACCGACGCCGCGCTGCTGGAACGACTGGCGCAAGACAAGCTGGCGGGCATCGCCGCAGAGGTGAAGGCCGAGGGCTGGGCTTGGGCTGATGCCACGCCGGGCGTGACCCATGCCGATCTGCACGCCTTCCAGCGTGCGCCGAGGGAGCGCCGCGAGCCGAACAAGCGCGAAGCACAGCGCATCGAGAGGCTGCAAGCCAAGATGCAGGAGGTGGCCGAAGCCATTGATGCCGCGACGGACGCCGACGACGAGGACAAGGCCGATGCGCTGCAAGAGGAAGGCGAGCGGCTGGGCGAGCAGTTGCAGGCGCTGGAAGACGGCTTGCAGGGGTACGGCGCGAACGTGAAGGCCGCAGCCGGGGCCATCGTCACCATCGGCCGCAACGGCGAGGTGGTGATTCATCGCGGACTGCTGCGCGAGGCCGAGGCCAAGGCACTGCGCACACTGGAGAAGCTGCGCCAAGGGTTCAGCGACCCAGATGCCGCGAACGATGACGAAGGCGAGGACGACGAGCCGCCCAAGGCAGCAGCGATTTCCGACCGACTGGCCCAGCGCCTGAGCGCCCATCGCACCGCCGCGCTGCAAATCGAGGTGGCCCGGCATCCGCAGGTGGCGGTGGCCGCGCTGGTGCATGGCATGGTGCAGACCGTCTTGCAGGGCCGCTACTACGGGCGCGACCTGCCGCTGGGCGTGAGCCTGAAAGTCCAAGACCGGCTGGACGGCATGGCCCCGGACTGGCCCGAGTCACCCGCCGCTGTGGCGCTGCGTGAATTGCAGCAGGCGTGGAGCGGCAAGCTGCCCGAGGACAGCGCCGAACTGTTTGCCGCGCTGCTGGCGATGGAGCAAGGCGAACTGGTCAAGCTGCTGGCCGTGTGCGTGGCTTCCACGGTGGACGTGGTGACGCCTCGCGCCACACCGCACCAGCCCGGCGAGGAACTGGCGCAGGCCGTGGGCCTCGACATGGCCGCATGGTGGCAGCCGACCGCCGAGGGGTATTTCAAGCACGTTCCGAAGGCGGCAGTTCTGCAAGCCGTGGGCGAGTACGCGCCCGATCAGGTTTCCCGGCTGGCGAAGCTGAAGAAGGCCGACATTGCCAGCGAAGCCGAGCGGCTGGCCGATGGCGCGGGTTGGATGCCTGCCATCTTTAAGGTCGAAGGCCCGCAGCAGGCAGTGAAGGAAAGCGCGCAGGAGGCAGGCCCGGAGCAGGACGCCCCGGAGGATGCCGAGGCAATGGCGGATGAACCCGCCGAGGCGCTGGCCGCTTGA
- a CDS encoding DUF2840 domain-containing protein, translating to MNTPASTASAPPSIPPVGVADGVPLTRVALAYIDQRFDLYLRFGDPARIIRFDRWRRCAVFTPNAVLCRIRWQANDYGTIRWQLMVMQACMPMDGAQRISGVQPGARLLLHAEGEQSVRAVLARIDAIEALGITPVGVSPAYWRTLANRLAAHLPLHEYTAERHAAWLAGRALP from the coding sequence ATGAACACACCCGCCTCGACGGCTTCGGCACCGCCGTCCATCCCGCCTGTCGGCGTGGCCGACGGCGTACCGCTGACGCGCGTTGCGCTCGCATACATCGACCAACGCTTCGACCTCTACCTGCGCTTCGGTGATCCTGCCCGCATCATCCGGTTCGACCGCTGGCGCCGCTGCGCGGTGTTCACGCCGAATGCGGTTCTCTGCCGCATCCGCTGGCAGGCCAACGACTACGGCACGATCCGCTGGCAGCTCATGGTGATGCAGGCGTGCATGCCGATGGATGGCGCGCAGCGCATCTCCGGCGTGCAACCCGGCGCGCGCCTCTTGCTGCACGCCGAGGGTGAGCAATCGGTGCGTGCCGTGCTGGCGCGCATCGACGCCATCGAGGCGCTGGGCATCACGCCTGTCGGCGTCTCGCCCGCGTACTGGCGCACGCTCGCCAACCGGCTCGCAGCGCACTTGCCGCTGCACGAATACACCGCCGAGCGGCACGCCGCCTGGCTGGCCGGGAGGGCGCTGCCATGA
- a CDS encoding DUF2285 domain-containing protein — protein sequence MAEPHHLAHWYPTAAYLYVLCLDTLALAWEYLRRHPDYRIDWLRRARCPDAAHRWGLRLLEDPDVDARDAHPAWLPGHGAVVQLHPDADPPPDATAFAFWRIPGHKQLLHDGKGLALIARSPSLCQRYALAPGLEDGMAVAHAYRGRHAAPAAPMPGTPASMARPRPPPAALLELHTLQALDATLAGASLRDVAEGLFGADAAAGWYSDGGLRSKVRRLVRRGDALMRGGYRRLAQLPPLEKGRFEESAKRP from the coding sequence ATGGCCGAACCGCACCACCTCGCGCACTGGTATCCGACCGCCGCCTACCTCTACGTCCTGTGTCTGGACACGCTCGCACTGGCCTGGGAGTACCTGCGCCGCCATCCCGACTACCGGATCGACTGGCTGCGCCGTGCGCGCTGCCCCGATGCCGCGCATCGCTGGGGCTTGCGTCTGCTGGAAGACCCGGACGTGGATGCGCGTGACGCGCATCCGGCCTGGCTTCCCGGCCATGGGGCCGTGGTGCAGCTTCACCCCGATGCCGATCCGCCTCCGGATGCCACCGCCTTCGCGTTCTGGCGCATCCCCGGCCACAAGCAGTTGCTGCACGACGGCAAGGGTCTGGCGCTGATCGCGCGCAGCCCCAGCCTTTGCCAGCGCTATGCGCTGGCGCCTGGCCTGGAGGACGGCATGGCCGTGGCCCATGCCTATCGTGGCCGTCACGCCGCCCCTGCGGCCCCTATGCCTGGTACGCCTGCGTCAATGGCTCGGCCCAGGCCACCGCCTGCGGCGCTGCTGGAGCTACACACCCTGCAGGCGCTCGACGCCACCCTGGCGGGCGCGTCCTTGCGCGACGTCGCCGAGGGCTTGTTCGGTGCGGACGCCGCAGCCGGCTGGTACAGCGACGGCGGCCTGCGCTCCAAGGTGCGCCGCCTGGTGCGGCGCGGCGATGCGTTGATGCGCGGCGGCTATCGCCGCCTAGCACAACTGCCGCCGCTTGAGAAGGGTCGTTTTGAAGAGAGCGCAAAACGACCCTGA
- a CDS encoding helix-turn-helix domain-containing protein → MAAKHTLSEALKTIRKARGLSQEAFSDVSSRTYMSTLERDLKSPTLNKLAELCEVMEVHPLTLLTLAYAGDDLQQVDQLLAQVRQELETVAKKSDTP, encoded by the coding sequence TTGGCAGCGAAACATACATTGTCGGAGGCACTAAAGACCATCAGGAAAGCACGTGGTTTGAGCCAGGAAGCGTTCTCGGACGTGTCCAGCCGCACCTACATGAGCACGCTGGAACGCGACCTCAAAAGCCCCACCTTGAACAAGCTGGCCGAGCTGTGCGAGGTCATGGAGGTGCACCCGCTCACGCTGCTGACGCTGGCCTATGCCGGCGACGACCTGCAGCAGGTCGATCAGCTGCTGGCGCAGGTGCGCCAGGAGTTGGAGACTGTGGCGAAGAAGAGTGACACGCCATAG
- a CDS encoding helix-turn-helix transcriptional regulator: MRPAPLRPAATVSTAAAQPQRYLTNDEAAEYLRLSPRTLEKQRVLGGGPKFRKFGRRVMYAVVDLDAWAAERSFESTSEPEYAEQHSADSRAR; this comes from the coding sequence ATGCGTCCTGCTCCCTTGCGGCCTGCCGCTACTGTCTCGACCGCTGCCGCGCAGCCCCAACGCTATCTCACCAACGACGAAGCCGCCGAGTACCTGCGCCTGTCGCCGCGCACGCTGGAAAAGCAGCGCGTGCTGGGAGGCGGTCCCAAGTTCCGCAAGTTCGGCCGCCGCGTGATGTACGCCGTGGTCGACCTCGATGCCTGGGCCGCCGAGCGCAGCTTCGAGAGCACGTCCGAGCCCGAGTACGCCGAGCAGCATTCGGCGGACAGCCGTGCGCGCTGA
- a CDS encoding S26 family signal peptidase — protein sequence MTAVSTSGTAPHPRLRVRARLVLAGLSACGLAALAWASFVHPLPRLTYNPSDSVEVGWYRIDPLDHRTSSPPRPLSVGSIVLVPLPAEAAALAAQRGYLPTRIPLLKRVGAVAPQEVCIADGKVRIDGVPSAAVLSADRWGRPLPSRQQCHRLRHGELFLLSVTNPASFDSRYFGPVSAASVIGVARPVWLESRP from the coding sequence ATGACCGCAGTTTCCACTTCCGGCACCGCGCCGCACCCTCGCTTGCGCGTGCGCGCTCGCCTCGTGCTGGCGGGCCTGTCCGCCTGCGGCCTCGCTGCGCTGGCCTGGGCGTCCTTCGTGCATCCGCTGCCACGCCTGACCTACAACCCGTCCGACAGCGTGGAGGTCGGCTGGTATCGCATCGATCCGCTCGACCATCGCACCAGCTCGCCACCACGTCCGTTGTCGGTAGGCAGCATCGTGCTGGTGCCGCTGCCTGCCGAGGCTGCCGCGCTCGCTGCGCAGCGCGGCTACCTGCCGACGCGCATTCCTCTGCTCAAGCGCGTGGGCGCGGTGGCGCCGCAAGAGGTGTGCATCGCTGACGGCAAAGTCCGCATCGACGGCGTGCCTTCAGCCGCCGTGCTGTCTGCCGATCGCTGGGGCCGGCCGCTGCCATCCCGGCAGCAATGCCACCGCTTGCGGCATGGCGAGCTGTTCCTCCTCAGCGTGACCAATCCGGCGTCGTTCGATAGCCGGTATTTCGGGCCGGTCAGCGCAGCTTCCGTGATCGGCGTTGCGCGCCCCGTCTGGCTGGAGTCGCGCCCATGA
- a CDS encoding DUF2958 domain-containing protein: protein MNQLMTEDERKQLLEHGRVRAAGRAIDPLPVVRLFTPDAHATWLLVSLDPADGDTAHGLIDLGISMPELGEIKLSDLASIVGPSKQPVMRDRYFRAVRPLSEYLRLAQENGSVLD from the coding sequence ATGAACCAACTCATGACCGAGGACGAGCGCAAGCAACTGCTGGAACACGGCCGGGTCCGGGCCGCTGGCCGGGCCATCGACCCGCTGCCCGTGGTGCGGTTGTTCACGCCGGACGCACACGCCACTTGGCTGCTGGTGTCGCTTGACCCCGCTGACGGCGATACGGCCCATGGCCTGATCGACTTGGGGATCAGCATGCCTGAGCTGGGCGAGATCAAGCTGTCCGACCTCGCATCCATCGTCGGGCCGAGCAAACAGCCCGTGATGCGAGATCGGTATTTCCGGGCGGTGCGCCCGTTGTCGGAGTACCTGCGGCTGGCCCAGGAGAACGGTTCCGTCCTCGATTGA
- a CDS encoding GNAT family N-acetyltransferase, whose amino-acid sequence MTIQLRHETTNDIAAIEAVTIAAFADAPHTSHTEQFIVRALRDASELTLSIVAEEHGQVVGHVALSPVTITNDHGHKAKGWCGLGPISVLPQRQGHGIGSRLMEQALSELRAMQAEGCVLLGEPAYYGRFGFQAHAGLQLPGVPPGYFLALAFHGPVPEGIAQYSDAFNAAA is encoded by the coding sequence ATGACCATCCAGCTACGACACGAAACCACGAACGACATTGCCGCTATCGAGGCCGTGACCATTGCCGCCTTCGCCGATGCGCCGCACACCAGCCACACGGAGCAATTCATCGTGCGTGCATTGCGCGACGCTAGCGAACTGACGCTTTCCATCGTGGCCGAAGAACACGGCCAGGTCGTCGGCCATGTGGCTCTGTCGCCGGTGACTATCACCAACGACCACGGCCACAAGGCCAAAGGCTGGTGCGGCCTGGGGCCGATCTCCGTCCTGCCGCAGAGGCAGGGGCACGGCATCGGCTCGCGCCTGATGGAACAGGCGCTGTCTGAACTGCGGGCCATGCAGGCCGAAGGCTGTGTGCTGCTCGGAGAGCCCGCGTACTACGGGCGCTTTGGCTTCCAGGCCCATGCGGGCCTGCAACTGCCGGGCGTGCCGCCCGGCTATTTTCTCGCACTGGCCTTCCATGGGCCAGTGCCCGAAGGCATCGCGCAGTACAGCGATGCCTTCAACGCCGCCGCCTGA
- a CDS encoding DUF932 domain-containing protein, with translation MQLASRFASHSPALRSDSPLSDDQIRRVAPSIFADAPHESRSERYSYIPTAAVLTELRKEGFQPFMVCQTRVRNEGRREHTKHMLRLRHANQINAREANEIILLNSHDGTSSYQLLGGMFRFVCSNGLVCGDTVGDVRVPHKGDVAGHVIEGAYQVLSGFEHAQESRESMQAITLDAGESEVFARAALALKYDDPTKPAPVTESQILMPRRFDDRRPDLWSVFNRTQENLTKGGLHGRAANGRRQQTRPVQGIDSDIRLNRALWLLADGMRALKA, from the coding sequence ATGCAACTCGCATCCCGCTTCGCTTCCCATTCCCCCGCATTGCGCAGCGACTCCCCGCTGTCCGATGACCAGATCCGCCGCGTGGCCCCGTCCATCTTCGCGGATGCCCCCCATGAAAGCCGTTCCGAGCGGTACAGCTACATCCCCACCGCCGCCGTGCTGACCGAGCTTCGCAAAGAGGGGTTTCAGCCCTTCATGGTGTGCCAGACCCGCGTTCGCAACGAGGGCCGGCGCGAGCACACGAAACACATGCTGCGCCTGCGCCACGCCAACCAGATCAACGCCCGCGAAGCCAATGAAATCATCCTGCTGAACTCGCACGACGGCACGAGCAGCTATCAATTACTGGGTGGCATGTTCCGCTTCGTTTGCAGCAATGGCCTTGTCTGCGGCGACACCGTGGGCGATGTGCGCGTGCCCCACAAGGGCGACGTGGCGGGCCATGTCATCGAGGGCGCCTATCAGGTGCTGAGCGGCTTCGAGCATGCGCAGGAATCGCGCGAATCCATGCAGGCCATCACGCTGGATGCCGGGGAATCGGAAGTGTTCGCCCGCGCCGCGCTGGCCCTCAAGTACGACGACCCAACCAAGCCCGCGCCCGTCACGGAATCGCAAATCCTGATGCCGCGCCGCTTCGACGACCGCCGCCCCGACCTGTGGAGCGTGTTCAACCGCACGCAGGAGAACCTGACCAAGGGCGGATTGCATGGCCGCGCCGCCAATGGCCGCAGACAGCAGACCCGCCCCGTGCAGGGCATTGATTCGGACATTCGCCTGAACCGCGCCCTGTGGCTGCTGGCCGATGGCATGCGCGCCCTCAAGGCCTGA
- a CDS encoding DUF736 domain-containing protein: MANIGTFTADKDGFTGTLRTLTLNVKVKLVPNDKGDNEKAPDFRLQAASHDIGAAWKKTSEAGREYISVTLDDPSFPATVYARLIEGENGTHDLIWSRSKPQAA, from the coding sequence ATGGCCAACATCGGCACCTTCACCGCAGACAAAGACGGCTTCACCGGCACGCTTCGCACCCTGACGCTCAACGTCAAGGTCAAGCTGGTGCCCAACGACAAGGGGGACAACGAGAAGGCCCCGGACTTCCGCCTGCAGGCCGCCAGCCACGACATCGGCGCGGCGTGGAAGAAGACCAGCGAGGCCGGGCGGGAGTACATCTCCGTGACCCTCGACGATCCTTCGTTCCCGGCCACGGTCTATGCCCGCCTGATCGAAGGAGAGAACGGCACGCACGACCTGATCTGGTCGCGCAGCAAGCCCCAGGCGGCCTGA
- a CDS encoding replication initiator protein A: MSSPALPMRQRPMQEREQLDLFRALPGDMAPRDSQDLMAFPFFSLAKSRRTAPIDFRASGITIRVEGTQEHGIATIWDADILIWAASQIVEARDAGLRPSRLMQATPYEILRFIGRGTSLRDYQRLKAALDRLQSTTVATSIRETTGRRLHRFSWINEWKELADAKGTPLGLELILPDWFYAGVLDAALVLTIDPAYFRLTGGIERWLYRLVRKHGGRQPGGWQFDFQHLYRKSGSVARYYDFAADLRALVVRQALPGYQLGIEYVSGIASPLLTFRPVPSTARG, from the coding sequence ATGTCCAGCCCCGCGCTGCCCATGCGGCAGCGACCGATGCAAGAGCGCGAACAGCTCGATCTGTTCCGCGCCTTGCCGGGCGACATGGCGCCGCGCGACAGCCAGGACTTGATGGCCTTTCCGTTCTTCTCGCTGGCGAAGTCGCGGCGCACGGCGCCGATCGACTTCCGCGCCAGCGGCATCACGATCCGCGTGGAGGGCACGCAGGAGCATGGCATCGCCACGATTTGGGATGCGGACATCCTGATCTGGGCTGCAAGCCAGATTGTGGAAGCCCGCGATGCGGGCTTGCGCCCGTCGCGGCTGATGCAGGCCACGCCCTACGAGATCCTGCGCTTCATCGGGCGCGGTACGTCGCTGCGCGACTACCAGCGCCTCAAGGCGGCCTTGGATCGGCTGCAGTCCACGACCGTGGCCACGTCGATCCGCGAGACGACCGGGCGGCGCCTGCATCGCTTCTCATGGATCAACGAGTGGAAGGAACTGGCCGATGCCAAGGGCACCCCCTTGGGGCTGGAACTGATCCTGCCGGACTGGTTCTATGCGGGCGTGCTCGATGCTGCCCTCGTGTTGACCATCGACCCGGCGTATTTCCGGCTGACGGGCGGGATCGAGCGATGGCTGTACCGCCTGGTGCGCAAGCACGGCGGGCGACAGCCTGGCGGCTGGCAGTTCGACTTCCAGCACCTGTACCGCAAGTCGGGCAGCGTGGCGCGGTACTACGACTTCGCCGCCGACCTGCGCGCACTGGTGGTGCGGCAAGCCTTGCCTGGCTACCAGTTGGGCATCGAGTACGTCTCGGGCATTGCCTCGCCGCTGCTGACGTTCCGGCCCGTGCCGTCCACGGCACGGGGATAA
- the parA gene encoding ParA family partition ATPase, translating to MIVALLNQKGGVGKTTLATHIAGELAMRGQSVILLDADPQGSALDWTQRRSQQGLPRLFSAVGLARETLHQEAPELARRADHVVIDGPPRIAALARSALLAAERVLIPVQPSPYDLWASAEMVALIREAQVFRPALRAAFVINRRVSTTVIGREARGALAEQPLPALRAEVHQRIVFADSVAAGRLARETAPDSAAAREITALVDELLRWPS from the coding sequence ATGATCGTCGCGCTGCTCAACCAGAAAGGCGGCGTGGGCAAGACCACGCTCGCCACCCACATCGCCGGCGAGCTGGCGATGCGCGGGCAGTCGGTCATCCTGCTGGATGCCGATCCACAGGGCTCCGCGCTGGACTGGACACAGCGCCGCAGCCAGCAAGGTTTGCCAAGGCTATTTAGCGCCGTGGGCCTCGCACGCGAAACGCTGCACCAGGAAGCGCCAGAACTCGCCAGGCGGGCCGATCACGTCGTCATCGACGGGCCACCCAGGATCGCTGCCTTGGCGCGCTCCGCGCTGCTGGCGGCCGAGCGGGTGCTGATCCCGGTGCAGCCCAGCCCCTACGACCTGTGGGCCAGCGCCGAGATGGTGGCGCTGATCCGTGAGGCGCAGGTGTTCCGGCCTGCGCTGCGCGCGGCCTTCGTCATCAACCGGCGCGTGAGCACCACCGTGATCGGACGCGAGGCCCGCGGCGCGCTGGCCGAGCAGCCGCTTCCTGCGCTGCGCGCGGAAGTGCATCAGCGCATCGTGTTTGCCGACAGCGTGGCCGCCGGCCGGCTTGCACGCGAGACGGCGCCAGACAGCGCCGCCGCGCGCGAAATCACCGCGCTGGTCGATGAACTGCTGCGGTGGCCGTCATGA